In the genome of Sebastes umbrosus isolate fSebUmb1 chromosome 14, fSebUmb1.pri, whole genome shotgun sequence, one region contains:
- the rnf113a gene encoding E3 ubiquitin-protein ligase RNF113A: MAESEEPKAGPCTFLFKKSTKKFSGRKRKASDSDKDDNSDEDQSSVVRKGKKDTKVNPMIQRSKKVEKDEASSEESEGEKEEKKITVAYKSKRSAKPEGPEDMGATATYEMDTEKDNDAQAIFERSQKIQEELTGKEDDKIYRGINNYQKFIKPKDTTMGNASSGMVRKGPIRAPDHLRATVRWDYQPDICKDYKETGFCGFGDSCKFLHDRSDYKHGWQIERELEEGRYGANDDENYEVSSDDEDLPFKCFICRESFKNPIITKCRHYFCEVCALQHYRKSKRCYVCNTQTNGVFNPAKELVAKMEKRAAAAADQPPSDEED, encoded by the exons ATGGCGGAGTCTGAAGAGCCTAAAGCTGGTCCTTGCACTTTTCTGTTCAAAAAATCTACTAAGAAATTCTCCGGACGAAAGAGAAAAGCGAGCGACAGCGACAAAG aTGACAACAGTGATGAGGACCAGAGCTCTGTGGtcagaaaaggaaagaaagacacTAAAGTCAACCCCATGATTCAAAGG TCAAAGAAGGTGGAGAAAGATGAAGCATCTTCCGAGGAAAGTgaaggagaaaaagaggagaagaagatcaCTGTTGCCTACAAGTCAAAACGCTCAGCA AAACCAGAGGGACCCGAGGACATGGGTGCAACTGCTACGTATGAGATGGACACTGAGAAAGACAACGACGCTCAGGCGATCTTTGAGAGGAGTCAGAAAATCCAAGAG GAGCTGACGGGTAAAGAGGACGATAAAATCTACCGCGGCATCAACAACTACCAGAAATTCATCAAGCCCAAAGACACCACCATGGGCAATGCCTCCTCTGGCATGGTCAG aaaaggACCAATCCGAGCCCCTGACCACCTGAGAGCTACAGTCAGGTGGGACTACCAGCCGGACATCTGCAAAGACTATAAGGAGACTGGTTTCTGTGGTTTTGGAG ACAGCTGCAAGTTCCTCCACGACAGATCAGACTACAAACATGGCTGGCAGATAGAGCGGGAACTGGAAGAGGGCCGATATGGAGCCAACG ATGACGAGAACTACGAGGTGAGCAGTGACGATGAGGATTTGCCCTTCAAGTGCTTCATTTGCAGGGAGTCCTTTAAGAATCCCATCATCACAAA GTGTCGGCACTACTTTTGTGAGGTCTGTGCTCTTCAGCATTACCGCAAGTCCAAGCGTTGCTATGTGTGCAACACTCAAACCAACGGTGTCTTCAACCCTGCTAAGG AGTTGGTGGCCAAGATGGAGAAACGCGCCGCCGCCGCAGCAGACCAGCCACCATCAGATGAGGAAGATTAG